GAcactcacaaaaaaaaactagTCAATAGAGCACTTATAGTTGATAACTAAGTTGTCCAACAAATACGTTTCGGTCCAAGGTCTAATCCTGATATGGCAATCGGCTATTCGATCGGCATCTTAAGTTATTCCGTCCCATATGGGACGAACAGCGCGTCTCTTCTGCGTTTGACATGACAGCACCGGAGCCAATTTGCTACACCCCGTGAAATGCATACGTGAGGGCCCCTGAATAATCTGACTGAGGTGCTGAATTGATTCAAAAGTCACCATGCCTAGCCAATGTGCTGACCTTCTCGAGATTACGTTGTGACTCTCACCAGTGGGTTGTTTAGCGGAATCATCGTGCGACGTTGTCAGGGCCTTTCCCAATCTGCATTTACCCAGGCCTAGTATGCGCACGTCATCACTTAGTGCTGACTGGCAATGTGACTCGCACTGTAAGTCACAGATCTCTTCCTTTGATTTCGTGCTAGTCTCTTTAGCAAGTGCATCTGCACTCATCCTTGCATCTTGGCCTATTTGGCCTTCATGGAAGCCGAGAGGCAAGATCACCTCTTGAGGTGAGCTATCTGGATTCGTCTCATTGGTGAGTACATCGGTACTCACGTTCATTGCAATTGGACCTATCGGGTCTTCCGGGATGCAGACAATCAAGCTCACCTTCTCTCG
This region of Dermacentor silvarum isolate Dsil-2018 chromosome 5, BIME_Dsil_1.4, whole genome shotgun sequence genomic DNA includes:
- the LOC125945647 gene encoding uncharacterized protein LOC125945647, with translation MSKTRTSIGPGMNLRDAEDSSGSRQQAASHVIEAPVRICANKSTLNKKAQIPSESPTGWATVRMDNDLEENKITKEVRMRTCASKSTSDKEAQIPLQSPTDWAKVRIANGLEEYEASNETLTHSSGVPLAVVTSGLTKFEDHRDNSPREKVSLIVCIPEDPIGPIAMNVSTDVLTNETNPDSSPQEVILPLGFHEGQIGQDARMSADALAKETSTKSKEEICDLQCESHCQSALSDDVRILGLGKCRLGKALTTSHDDSAKQPTGESHNVISRRSAHWLGMVTFESIQHLSQIIQGPSRMHFTGCSKLAPVLSCQTQKRRAVRPIWDGIT